In Rosa chinensis cultivar Old Blush chromosome 1, RchiOBHm-V2, whole genome shotgun sequence, a genomic segment contains:
- the LOC112181973 gene encoding replication stress response regulator SDE2 isoform X2, producing MADTTANPTTYNLFVNLLEGKTLNLKFTTPNVSAASIKHRLYEITKIPLRHQRLLTGTRHLGDDDDSVLSCTDAAHHFPTVHLLLRLVGGKGGFGSLLRGAASKAGQKKTSNFDACRDMSGRRLRHVNAENRLQEWRALEEQRKMEKKGEQFLKGLAKKGKKGTGDAATEKYVKKYREESARCVSEVLDSVKEAMSGKRKGKAVVKNAQPKSKRIKIWMGRNDSDTEEDDSDNEMEKSTISNNGNSSDLNKEAEGSLDSVTGGKQDGETSGRGACESGSEEEKEMVVHTVQESLHTEKNGMVEPVIQDEKIAIPCSAPDAVLGVEAMLDEKMDSNGTEMGIVEELISQPQKIPKSGDGQGIESTLIVSEANGSSESSPVENTEKMEKPLNFDEFSSAAEMEVLGAEKLKLELQARGLKCGGTLRERAARLFMLKSTPIEKIPKKLLAKK from the exons ATGGCGGACACCACCGCGAACCCAACCACATACAATCTCTTCGTAAACCTCTTGGAAggcaaaaccctaaacctaaaattCACGACCCCCAATGTCTCCGCCGCCTCCATCAAGCACCGCCTCTACGAAATCACCAAAATACCCCTCCGCCACCAGCGCCTCCTCACCGGGACGCGCCACCTCGGCGACGACGACGACTCCGTGCTCTCCTGCACCGACGCGGCGCACCACTTCCCGACGGTCCACCTGCTGCTGAGGCTCGTCGGGGGAAAGGGCGGGTTCGGGTCGCTCCTCCGTGGCGCGGCCTCGAAGGCGGGGCAGAAGAAGACGAGCAACTTCGACGCGTGTCGGGATATGAGTGGGCGGAGGCTGAGGCATGTGAATGCGGAGAATAGGCTGCAGGAGTGGAGGGCGTTGGAGGAGCAGAGGAAGATGGAGAAGAAGGGGGAGCAGTTTCTGAAGGGCCTGGCGAAGAAGGGCAAGAAGGGAACTGGGGACGCCGCCACGGAGAAGTATGTGAAGAAGTATAGGGAGGAGTCGGCCAGGTGCGTTTCCGAGGTGTTGGATTCGGTGAAGGAGGCCATGAGTGGGAAGAGGAAGGGTAAGGCCGTGGTGAAGAATGCCCAGCCCAAGTCGAAAAGGATCAAAATTTG GATGGGAAGAAATGATAGTGATACAGAGGAAGATGACAGTGATAATGAGATGGAGAAATCAACCATATCAAATAATGGGAATAGCTCAGATTTGAATAAGGAAGCTGAGGGCAGTTTGGATTCAGTGACTGGTGGGAAACAAGATGGTGAGACCTCAGGTAGAGGCGCATGTGAGAGTGGCTCtgaggaagagaaagagatgGTTGTTCATACTGTTCAAGAATCTTTGCATACTGAGAAAAATGGCATGGTTGAACCAGTGATTCAGGATGAGAAGATAGCTATACCTTGTTCAGCTCCTGATGCTGTTCTGGGAGTTGAAGCAATGCTAGATGAAAAGATGGATTCCAATGGAACTGAGATGGGAATTGTGGAAGAATTAATTAGTCAACCTCAGAAGATTCCCAAGTCAGGTGATGGGCAGGGAATTGAAAGTACATTGATTGTATCCGAAGCCAATGGTTCTTCAGAGTCCAGTCCAGTTGAGAACACTGAAAAGATGGAGAAGCCGCTAAATTTTGATGAGTTCAGTTCAGCAGCAGAAATGGAG GTTCTTGGCGCGGAAAAGTTGAAGTTGGAATTGCAAGCTCGTGGGTTAAAATGTGGGGGTACTTTGCGAGAGCGTGCTGCCAGGCTTTTTATGCTTAAATCTACCCCTATAGAGAAGATTCCAAAGAAGCTGCTGGCAAAGAAATGA
- the LOC112182136 gene encoding beclin-1-like protein, translated as MGEKGRSFPVDPSVPRWVCQNCRHNLCIVGADSYADKFFSDFSRSGMQGSSMHGASSVLASKMDNSFVVLPPRPQAQGVPPRPRAGAGNASQAGKAMDESFVVVYKSESSVDGGGAQLPSPDGGPNGPLQPNNSGFHSTITLLKRAFEIATTQTQVEQPLCLECMKVLSDKLDKEVEDVNRDITAYESCLKRLEGETREVLSEADFLKEKLKIEEEERKLEAAIAEMEKQNTEVNAELKELDLKSGRFKELEERYWHEFNTFQFQLISNQEERDAILAKIEVSQAHLELLKRTNVLNDAFPIWHDGEFGTINNFRLGRLPKIPVEWDEINAAWGQACLLLHTMCQYFRPKFQYRIKILPMGSYPRIMDSNNNTYELFGPVNLFWSTRYDKAMTLFLTCLKEFAEFANSKDQENNIPPEKCFKLPYKIENDKVESYSITQSFNKQENWTKALKYTLCNLKWALYWFVGNTNFQPLSALVSSHSEVPGVSSLYTRRGNDSKLEFRNSSPMT; from the exons ATGGGTGAAAAGGGTCGGAGCTTTCCGGTGGATCCGAGTGTGCCCCGATGGGTCTGCCAGAATTGCCGCCACAACCTTTGCATCGTCGGCGCCGATTCCTACGCCGACAAGTTCTTCAGCGATTTCTCTCGTTCTG GCATGCAGGGCTCTTCGATGCATGGGGCGAGCAGTGTGCTGGCATCGAAGATGGACAATTCGTTTGTTGTGTTACCGCCAAGACCTCAGGCACAGGGAGTCCCTCCTCGTCCTCGTGCTGGAGCAGGCAATGCAAGCCAGGCTGGGAAGGCAATGGATGAGTCCTTTGTGGTTGTTTATAAATCTGAGTCCTCGGTGGATGGCGGTGGGGCCCAATTGCCGTCACCAGATGGAGGTCCTAATGGTCCTTTACAACCTAACAATTCTGGGTTTCACTCAACTATAACTCTCCTGAAACGGGCATTTGAAATTGCCACCACGCAAACACAA GTTGAGCAACCTTTATGCCTTGAATGCATGAAGGTATTGTCTGATAAACTTGACAAGGAGGTGGAAGATGTGAATAGAGACATTACGGCATACGAGTCATGTCTTAAACGGTTGGAGGGTGAAACAAGGGAAGTTCTAAGTGAGGCTGATTTTCTCAAGGAAAAGCTAAAG attgaggaagaagagagaaaactcGAAGCAGCAATTGCAGAAATGGAGAAACAGAATACAGAAGTTAATGCTGAACTGAAGGAACTTGACTTAAAATCTGGGCGATTTAAGGAATTAGAGGAGCG GTACTGGCACGAGTTCAACACTTTCCAGTTTCAATTGATTTCAAATCAG GAAGAGAGAGATGCAATTTTGGCCAAGATTGAAGTTTCGCAGGCACATTTAGAGTTGTTGAAACGAACTAATGTGCTCAATGATGCCTTTCCTATCTGGCATGATGGAGAATTTGGAACCATTAACAATTTTCGGCTTGGACGACTTCCTAAAATTCCG GTCGAATGGGATGAGATAAATGCTGCCTGGGGTCAAGCCTGCCTTCTCCTCCATACAATGTGTCAATACTTCCGGCCAAAATTTCA ATATCGAATTAAAATACTTCCTATGGGTAGCTACCCTCGGATTATGGACAGCAACAACAATACTTATGAATT GTTTGGTCCAGTGAACTTGTTTTGGAGCACTCGTTATGACAAAGCAATGACACTGTTCTTGACATGCCTTAAGGAGTTTGCTGAGTTTGCAAATTCCAAGGACCAAGAAAACAACATACCACCTGAAAAATGTTTTAAATTGCCCTACAA aaTTGAGAATGATAAGGTGGAAAGCTATTCTATCACTCAGAGCTTCAATAAGCAGGAGAATTGGACCAAAGCTCTCAAGTACACCCTCTGCAATTTGAAATGGGCTCTGTATTGGTTTGTTGGAAATACAAACTTCCAGCCTCTTTCTGCACTTGTGTCTTCACATTCTGAAGTTCCAGGTGTGAGCTCTTTGTACACAAGACGTGGTAACGACTCCAAGTTGGAGTTCCGAAACTCATCACCCATGACATAG
- the LOC112181973 gene encoding replication stress response regulator SDE2 isoform X1 — translation MADTTANPTTYNLFVNLLEGKTLNLKFTTPNVSAASIKHRLYEITKIPLRHQRLLTGTRHLGDDDDSVLSCTDAAHHFPTVHLLLRLVGGKGGFGSLLRGAASKAGQKKTSNFDACRDMSGRRLRHVNAENRLQEWRALEEQRKMEKKGEQFLKGLAKKGKKGTGDAATEKYVKKYREESARCVSEVLDSVKEAMSGKRKGKAVVKNAQPKSKRIKIWMGRNDSDTEEDDSDNEMEKSTISNNGNSSDLNKEAEGSLDSVTGGKQDGETSGRGACESGSEEEKEMVVHTVQESLHTEKNGMVEPVIQDEKIAIPCSAPDAVLGVEAMLDEKMDSNGTEMGIVEELISQPQKIPKSGDGQGIESTLIVSEANGSSESSPVENTEKMEKPLNFDEFSSAAEMEQVLGAEKLKLELQARGLKCGGTLRERAARLFMLKSTPIEKIPKKLLAKK, via the exons ATGGCGGACACCACCGCGAACCCAACCACATACAATCTCTTCGTAAACCTCTTGGAAggcaaaaccctaaacctaaaattCACGACCCCCAATGTCTCCGCCGCCTCCATCAAGCACCGCCTCTACGAAATCACCAAAATACCCCTCCGCCACCAGCGCCTCCTCACCGGGACGCGCCACCTCGGCGACGACGACGACTCCGTGCTCTCCTGCACCGACGCGGCGCACCACTTCCCGACGGTCCACCTGCTGCTGAGGCTCGTCGGGGGAAAGGGCGGGTTCGGGTCGCTCCTCCGTGGCGCGGCCTCGAAGGCGGGGCAGAAGAAGACGAGCAACTTCGACGCGTGTCGGGATATGAGTGGGCGGAGGCTGAGGCATGTGAATGCGGAGAATAGGCTGCAGGAGTGGAGGGCGTTGGAGGAGCAGAGGAAGATGGAGAAGAAGGGGGAGCAGTTTCTGAAGGGCCTGGCGAAGAAGGGCAAGAAGGGAACTGGGGACGCCGCCACGGAGAAGTATGTGAAGAAGTATAGGGAGGAGTCGGCCAGGTGCGTTTCCGAGGTGTTGGATTCGGTGAAGGAGGCCATGAGTGGGAAGAGGAAGGGTAAGGCCGTGGTGAAGAATGCCCAGCCCAAGTCGAAAAGGATCAAAATTTG GATGGGAAGAAATGATAGTGATACAGAGGAAGATGACAGTGATAATGAGATGGAGAAATCAACCATATCAAATAATGGGAATAGCTCAGATTTGAATAAGGAAGCTGAGGGCAGTTTGGATTCAGTGACTGGTGGGAAACAAGATGGTGAGACCTCAGGTAGAGGCGCATGTGAGAGTGGCTCtgaggaagagaaagagatgGTTGTTCATACTGTTCAAGAATCTTTGCATACTGAGAAAAATGGCATGGTTGAACCAGTGATTCAGGATGAGAAGATAGCTATACCTTGTTCAGCTCCTGATGCTGTTCTGGGAGTTGAAGCAATGCTAGATGAAAAGATGGATTCCAATGGAACTGAGATGGGAATTGTGGAAGAATTAATTAGTCAACCTCAGAAGATTCCCAAGTCAGGTGATGGGCAGGGAATTGAAAGTACATTGATTGTATCCGAAGCCAATGGTTCTTCAGAGTCCAGTCCAGTTGAGAACACTGAAAAGATGGAGAAGCCGCTAAATTTTGATGAGTTCAGTTCAGCAGCAGAAATGGAG CAGGTTCTTGGCGCGGAAAAGTTGAAGTTGGAATTGCAAGCTCGTGGGTTAAAATGTGGGGGTACTTTGCGAGAGCGTGCTGCCAGGCTTTTTATGCTTAAATCTACCCCTATAGAGAAGATTCCAAAGAAGCTGCTGGCAAAGAAATGA
- the LOC112186740 gene encoding probable non-specific lipid-transfer protein 2 codes for MARLIAFLAILFFVSAAHSAPSCPVIAQELAPCLTFVKGTTEELSQACCNGAKDLSNNVHSNRDKKDICLCLKDALSKIGDYEPSRVSLVPKKCGLKLDLPPIDRNTDCSKFALMGY; via the exons ATGGCTCGCTTGATTGCATTCTTAGCCATTCTCTTCTTCGTTTCGGCTGCACATTCTGCGCCTTCATGCCCCGTCATAGCCCAGGAGCTGGCCCCTTGTCTCACTTTTGTGAAGGGTACAACTGAAGAGCTATCTCAGGCTTGTTGCAATGGTGCTAAGGACCTGAGCAACAATGTCCATTCCAACCGAGACAAGAAAGACATATGCCTGTGCCTCAAGGACGCCTTGTCCAAGATTGGAGACTATGAGCCATCTAGAGTCTCTCTTGTTCCCAAGAAATGTGGCCTGAAGCTCGACCTTCCTCCAATCGATCGAAACACCGACTGCTCCAA GTTTGCTCTAATGGGTTATTGA
- the LOC112181970 gene encoding mitochondrial inner membrane protein OXA1-like, with protein MACRRAVSTTATLATRRFHPSLSHVLHDNNEDTKSHSPSSSTQPNIKSILPSGSYNSTVGFSFGSQSRGRTGSSLAWKMGLGSFHYRHMSTTIGDGSDKMDDIGYVAEVITDKTVEVVTSQGPAVSEVAVAAADSFLPVAGLQYLIDFVHSLTGLNWWASIALTTILIRVATIPLLIDQLRATTKLNLMRPRLEQLKQEMQNMEADPEVLREGQKRMMALFHEYGVTPFSQLKGLFIQGPIFISFFLAIRNMAEKVPSFQNGGALWFTDLTTPDSVLILPILTAMTFWITVECNMQEGLEGNPVAQTMKTYSRILAVIAVPVMMSFPKALFCYWLTSNIFSLTYGLAIRRPEVKSLLNLPEIPETPAASQPPFSLFEAVKKDTTIESEPSLRTETSKASDRSISSSSILKQRLKSLEKHVKGKRKQN; from the exons ATGGCGTGTAGACGTGCTGTCTCCACCACGGCGACCCTTGCCACGAGACGTTTCCATCCTTCATTGAGTCACGTCCTTCATGATAACAATGAGGATACTAAATCACATTCACCGAGTTCAAGCACTCAACCCAACATAAAGAGTATTTTGCCAAGTGGATCTTACAACTCGACAGTTGGATTTAGCTTTGGTTCTCAAAGTAGAGGGAGGACAGGCTCATCATTGGCTTGGAAAATGGGCCTTGGATCCTTTCATTATAGGCATATGTCAACCACAATTGGTGATGGGTCTGATAAGATGGATGACATTGGATATGTTGCGGAGGTTATTACAGATAAGACTGTGGAAGTAGTTACCTCCCAAGGACCGGCTGTGAGTGAAGTGGCTGTTGCTGCAGCAGATTCTTTCTTGCCTGTTGCTGGCCTACAATACTTGATCGATTTCGTTCATTCTCTTACCGGATTGAATTG GTGGGCATCAATAGCTTTAACAACTATTTTGATTCGAGTGGCTACAATTCCTCTTCTTATTGATCAACTCAGGGCTACTACAAAGCTCAAT TTGATGAGGCCTCGTTTAGAGCAGTTGAAACAAGAGATGCAAAATATG GAAGCAGATCCTGAGGTTTTAAGAGAAGGTCAGAAACGGATGATGGCATTGTTCCATGA ATACGGAGTCACTCCATTTTCTCAATTGAAAGGATTATTCATTCAAGGTCCTATTTTCATCAGCTTCTTTCTTGCT ATTAGAAACATGGCTGAGAAAGTTCCGTCTTTTCAAAATGGTGGAGCTCTCTGGTTTACTGATCTCACAACTCCAGATAGCGTGCTGATCCTTCCAATTCTGACAGCAATGACATTCTGGATCACAGTTGAG TGCAACATGCAGGAAGGTCTGGAAGGAAATCCTGTTGCCCAAACTATGAAAACCTATTCTAGAATCCTAGCTGTCATTGCAGTTCCAGTTATGATGAGCTTCCCCAAG GCACTGTTCTGTTATTGGCTCACCTCCAACATCTTCTCTCTTACATATGGATTAG CAATTAGGCGTCCAGAGGTGAAGAGTTTACTTAATCTTCCTGAAATTCCTGAGACACCTGCTGCATCACAGcctccattttctttgtttgaagCAGTTAAAAAAGACACTACTATTGAATCCGAACCTTCATTACGCACAGAGACATCGAAGGCTTCTGACAGAAGCATATCGTCATCTTCAATTCTCAAGCAGAGACTCAAAAGTCTAGAGAAGCATGTCAAGgggaaaaggaaacaaaattaG
- the LOC112181974 gene encoding putative RING-H2 finger protein ATL21A, which yields MDISDILFLLLFLFPHFYALELDDCPASMCGNTGFPIRFPFGLQGYQPKNCSYPGFDLTCNTQGITVLRLPNSGEFFVRAIDYVTQEIQLYDPSSCLPKRLLSLNLSGSPFVAAFYQNYTFLSCPASFTESKFTPIDCLSNSTTSVLATPSISLANSMSKVCKIIATMPVPVSGIVESEDGFSTDFDSDLSLTWYEPGCTPCEGEGGICGFETNTSQVLGCFYNSKGRSGDGFQVFRIICVSIAVPALTMAIGIACFACIKDRSGISPGRTAQRNPTAVAAEPEQQSTIVMNGLDQTTIESYQKLVLGESRRLPGPNDTTCTICLSEYLTKDTVRCIPECKHCFHAECVDEWLRLNSTCPVCRNSPSPAHVNSDGV from the exons ATGGACATCTCAGATAtcctctttctccttctcttcctATTTCCTCATTTCTATGCACTAGAACTAGACGACTGTCCAGCCTCCATGTGTGGCAACACCGGCTTTCCTATCCGGTTCCCTTTCGGGCTACAAGGCTATCAACCCAAAAACTGTTCTTACCCAGGTTTCGACCTAACCTGCAATACACAGGGCATAACAGTCCTGAGACTTCCAAACTCTGGAGAATTTTTTGTCCGAGCAATCGATTATGTCACACAAGAGATTCAACTCTATGACCCTAGTAGTTGCCTTCCCAAAAGGCTTCTAAGCCTCAACCTTTCAGGCTCTCCTTTTGTTGCTGctttttatcagaactacacCTTCCTCAGTTGCCCTGCTTCATTCACAGAGTCAAAGTTCACCCCCATTGATTGCCTCAGTAACTCCACAACCTCAGTCTTGGCAACCCCTTCCATCAGCCTCGCAAATTCAATGTCTAAGGTGTGCAAGATCATCGCTACAATGCCAGTTCCGGTTTCTGGGATAGTTGAGTCTGAGGATGGATTCTCAACCGACTTTGATTCAGACCTTAGTTTGACATGGTATGAGCCTGGTTGTACTCCTTGTGAAGGTGAAGGTGGCATTTGTGGCTTTGAGACCAACACTAGCCAAGTACTTGGTTGCTTCTACAATTCTAAAG GCAGATCAGGCGACGGTTTCCAAGTTTTCAGGATTATTTGTGTCTCCATCGCGGTACCAGCCCTCACAATGGCGATTGGGATCGCTTGCTTTGCATGCATCAAGGACAGGAGTGGGATCAGTCCTGGTCGCACTGCACAGCGGAACCCCACTGCAGTTGCAGCAGAACCCGAACAACAATCCACAATAGTAATGAATGGTCTGGATCAGACCACCATTGAATCCTATCAAAAGCTAGTTCTTGGTGAGAGCCGGCGGCTTCCAGGACCCAACGACACCACTTGCACTATATGCTTATCAGAGTATCTCACCAAAGACACAGTAAGATGCATCCCAGAGTGTAAACACTGCTTCCATGCTGAATGTGTTGATGAGTGGCTGCGATTGAACAGTACATGTCCAGTTTGTCGAAACTCCCCCTCCCCAGCTCACGTCAACTCAGATGGGGTCTGA